Proteins encoded in a region of the Peromyscus leucopus breed LL Stock chromosome 15, UCI_PerLeu_2.1, whole genome shotgun sequence genome:
- the LOC114700239 gene encoding sodium- and chloride-dependent creatine transporter 1-like, translating into MKVGSINVWNIWPLFKGLGYASMVMVFYCNAYLILVLAWGFYYLVKSLTTTLPWATCDHTWTTPDCVEIFRRREDCANASLANLTCDQLADHRSPVIEFWENKVLRLSAGLEVPGSLNWELTLCLLACWVLVYFCVWKGVRSTGKIVYFTATFPYVVLVVLLV; encoded by the coding sequence ATGAAGGTCGGCAGCATCAACGTCTGGAACATCTGGCCCCTATTCAAAGGCCTAGGCTATGCCTCCATGGTGATGGTCTTCTACTGCAACGCCTACCTCATCCTGGTGCTGGCCTGGGGCTTCTATTACCTGGTCAAGTCACTCACCACCACTTTGCCCTGGGCCACGTGTGACCACACCTGGACCACTCCTGACTGTGTGGAGATCTTTCGCCGCCGTGAAGACTGTGCCAATGCCAGCCTGGCCAACCTCACATGTGACCAGCTTGCTGACCATCGGTCCCCTGTCATCGAGTTCTGGGAGAACAAAGTCTTGAGGCTCTCTGCGGGGCTGGAGGTGCCAGGGTCCCTCAACTGGGAGTTGACCCTatgcctgctggcctgctgggTGCTGGTCTACTTCTGTGTGTGGAAGGGGGTCAGGTCAACAGGAAAGATCGTGTACTTCACCGCTACATTCCCCTATGTGGTCCTCGTCGTGCTGCTGGTGTGA
- the LOC119089172 gene encoding sodium- and chloride-dependent creatine transporter 1-like, whose amino-acid sequence MATGQGVHISEVAESGPGLAFIAYPWTVTLTPVAPLWAALFFFMLLLGLDSQCVGVEGFITGLLDLLPASYYFRFQREISVALCCILCFVIDLSMVTDDGMYVFQLLDYYSANGTTLLWQAFWEYVVVAWVYGANRFVDDIACMTGYRPCPWMKWCWSFFTPLVCMGIFIFTIVYYEPLVYNNTYVYPWWGEAIGWTFALSSMLCVPLHLLGCLLRAKGTMAVHWQHLTQPIWGLHHLEYRAQDADVRGPTTLTPVPESSKVIMVESVM is encoded by the coding sequence ATGGCCACAGGGCAGGGTGTGCATATCTCCGAGGTGGCAGAAtcagggcctggcctggccttcaTTGCCTACCCATGGACTGTCACATTGACGCCTGTAGCCCCACTCTGGGCTGCCTTGTTCTTCTTCATGCTGCTGCTCGGTCTGGACAGCCAGTGTGTAGGAGTGGAGGGCTTCATCACCGGGCTCCTGGATCTCCTCCCAGCCTCCTACTACTTCCGTTTCCAAAGGGAGATCTCCGTGGCCCTCTGCTGCATCCTCTGCTTTGTCATTGATCTCTCCATGGTGACCGATGACGGGATGTACGTCTTCCAGCTGTTGGACTACTACTCAGCTAACGGCACTACCTTGCTTTGGCAAGCCTTTTGGGAGTATGTGGTGGTGGCTTGGGTTTATGGAGCTAACCGCTTCGTGGATGACATTGCCTGTATGACTGGGTACCGGCCTTGCCCCTGGATGAAATGGTGCTGGTCCTTCTTCACCCCATTGGTCTGCATGGGCATTTTCATCTTCACCATTGTATACTATGAGCCGCTGGTCTACAACAATACCTACGTGTACCCCTGGTGGGGAGAAGCCATAGGCTGGACCTTTGCACTCTCTTCCATGCTGTGTGTgcccctccacctcctgggtTGTCTCCTCAGGGCAAAAGGAACCATGGCAGTGCACTGGCAGCACCTGACCCAGCCTATCTGGGGCCTCCACCACTTGGAGTACAGAGCTCAGGATGCAGATGTCAGGGGCCCGACCACCCTGACTCCAGTGCCTGAGAGCAGCAAGGTTATTATGGTGGAGAGTGTCATGTGA